Part of the Tamandua tetradactyla isolate mTamTet1 chromosome X, mTamTet1.pri, whole genome shotgun sequence genome, GGGACTAGGATTCAGAAATATTAAGTAAACTGTTGAGATTTCACAGCAAGTAAGTAGTGGacctggaattcaaacccaggccctTCTGACTCTAAAGATTATGCTCTTGACCACTATACTGTCCCAAAGCTTAGCTGTGAAATTTCAGTCAAATTTTCTGTGTGGAGAAAAAGCATTCTTGAAGTGGGTTTTTGTTGATGTTATAAGAACATGTTTGGAAATTATTATTGGATAGTAAATGAttaggaaactgagtcccagggAACTCAAGGTGTGCCCCAGGGTaattatcataaatgttatgGTTTaccttagtgttctagtttgctagctgccagaatgcaatataccaggaatggaatggctttttaaaagggggatttaataagttgctagtttacgcttctaaggctgagaaaatgtcccaattaaaacaagtctatagaaatgtccaatctaaggcatccaggaaaagataccttggttcaagaaggccgatggagttcaacgtttccctctcagctggaagggcacatggcaaacctggtggcatctgctggctttctcgtggctctaaagaaagggactctctccaaaatgtttccttttaaaggattaatgggtggagtcacaactccatggaaactagctgatcaaaagttaccacccacaattggataggtcacatctccatgggaacaatcaaaatgccccctgtcagcaatactgaatgaggattaaaggacatggcttttctggggtccaccacagattcaaactggcacatttagCTTGCTTATAAACTATATAAAGTTGAGGAATACATGGAAGGGGAAGGTTGGTTTGTGGTGTTTCAAAGTGTTCTGAGAAGAATTGTCTCTAAATCAGATGCAGAAGTAAAAGCAATAGCTCAGTCTTCTTCTAGAAAGGaaagaatatctttttaaaaatcccctAAAGTTGCCATTTCAAAACAGTGGGAAAAAATCATAttattcaatacattttaaaacaattgcaTAACCACCTAGACAAAGATAGCTGTACCTTTATTTCACATCTTACTAAAATATGAATCAAAGATTCATGGATCAAggctttaaatgttaaaaaaaaagcaacaaccaTAAAATCACTCTAAGATCACATGGGGAAAAATGGTTTACTAATATTGGAGTGGGGAgacatttctaaataaataaaagattgatTCATTTGAATGTAGATATAGACATGGATATATAATTTTACATGGCAAAAAATACTcttcataaataaaaagaaaagacaacctTTGCTTTTCACTGTATACCTTTTTGTAGTTATGAGTTTTGTAACGTGTGCATGTATTACCTATTTTAAGAGTAATTTTAAAAGGACATTCCTGGCATAGGTTCTTCTTACTAagtagaaaaagcatttaaaatgcaCAGACCCTGAACTCATTTCCTAATATATAAATAAGTCTTACAATTCATAAGAAAAAGCCTAACAACCTGATATAAAAAAGATGTAGAAGATATTAACAGAATgatcacagaaatagaaatatatgttaatctcaaatatatatatattatgcttaATGTTATTCATAATGGAAAAAATGCAGAATAAAACTACAGTAAGATGCACTCCCCTCCTTTTTTAACCTAACGGATTAGCAATGATTAAAAGTGTGCTAAAACACTGTGTTGGCAGGAGCATGAGGAAGTGCCCACATGCATTGTTGGCGAGAGTGTAAGCTGTATAACTCCTTGTAAAGGGTGATTTGGCAATCTGTATCAAAGTTTACAATTCTACTTCCAGgagtttattttacaaatatatttgctTATGTGTTAAATAACATGTATAAGTTTGTTCACTGAAGTATTGCTTGATAGAATAGAAGATTGGaaacaagtgtccatcaatagggaACCAGTTAAATTATGGGACTTTTACAAACTAGACTACTACTACTACtttgcagccattaaaaagaatgagacaGCTCTATAGGTACTAATGTGGGCTGGTCTCTAAGATGTTAAATGAATAAAGGTAAGTTCAGGGTAGTGTGTATAATCTGCTACCATTTACGTTAAAACAATCATTTACTGCATGTTCTGTAAGATTCACAAGTTAATGACTGATTACCTCTGGGGAGGGGAACTCTGGGGAgctcagagacagagacagaaaggagatttgCTTTTCACTGTATACCTTTTTGTAGTTATGAGTTTTGTAACGTGTACATGTATTACCTATTTTAAGAGTAATTTTAAAAGGACATTCCTGGCATAGGTTGATAGCACATTTCATTTCTAAAACCATAGAAAATTATAAGATTTAACCTGACACCTGTTTCATTTGACCAGTAGGACAAGAGGATATTAAAGACAGGAAATCATAAAGCTTGATCAGCCCCTTACTGGCTAAAGAAGTTAATACCCTGTCTTATTTTGCTCATCAGCTTCTATCTTTTACCTGTCTATTATGGAGATAAGTTATGTTTGGTCTATTTGGAGGTATTCTTAAAACTCAGGCGTTGTTTTGCTTGGTTCCTTAATACAGGGTATTAAGTATTAGGAACATCTGTCTTGCCATCTGTTTGAATGTACTGGTTTGTTTCTTCcataagcatgaaaaaaaaatactctctCCACATAACctccatttttaaagtataaaaaataatacatgttcagtgtagaaagtttggaaaatgcagaaggatatttaaaagaaaataaaagtcacacAGAGTACTATCATCTAGAGGTGTAATTATTCTTTCCCTTAATATATATTATGGATACATTCCTCTGTTGTCAAATAGTATtctgaaacatattttaaaacagttgcATGATATCCCATTTCTTGTCATGTTTTTCTTAGTAAACAATGTGGCTATTACTATATTCACAATAACACTTTGTGCACAACCTTAGTTATTTTCTTATGATCCATTCCCTGGAAGTGAAATTCCTGGGTCAGAAAGAAGGGATGCTTTCAAAGCTGTTGAGAtgtattgccaaattgctttctggGAAGATGTTACCAATTTGCAATTCCACCAGCTGTGCATGTGAAAGTGCTCATTTCCCTGCATTCCAGTTAATGCTGGGCACTATTGTTTAGAATTGTTTTCCGATTTAAGAAGCTAAATAtgcttccttcttttaaaattcatttctctgATTACTTCAGAGGCCAATTTTTTTTCCACACTGTTATTGgccatttcttaaaatatgtttttttcgtATCTTCTATGAAACATAGAACATTCTTGCCCCTTTCCTCCCTAGAGATGCCCAAAGAAGTTATTTACCTGAAATAGCATAAGAAACCTCATTCCACCCAGTTCTAAGCATCATGCTTGAGCAACTGTGAAAAAAGGACATGATGTAGCATTGCTAGGATATACATTTTTGCTAGCACCTCTGTATATGGAAGCAACCTGATAAGTGCCATGTTTTATATATTGTTGATACCAATAGTATCAGCTacatacttttcattttctgttggtTTGTTGTTTCTAGTTGCCTAATTCTATTTCACATCTGCTTTCTCCATCAGTTTTTCAAATTGAACGCGTTGCCCTGGAAGACCAtcttagattctttttttttcgttaatggaattttattgagatatattcacacaacatgaaatccatccaaagtatacaatcagtggctcacagtatcatcacataattgtgcattcaacactacaatcaattttagtcttaaatttaaagtatttaagtaaattttaagtatatatgtatgtgtgtttgtataatTATCAGGtacttttcttttgcttcctgGCCAAACCTATAAATTTCCAGGAAATGATCTGCTTTATGAGTAACAGATTAGCAAGCAAAACCTTTGTAGTTTATTTGTTTCAATTTCCATCCCCAAGATGTGATGAAATTAATGGCTTATTAATGATACGCCTCAGagatctcaataaatatttattgaatggagGAATGAACTGCTGCACAAATAAATACTATGCAAGTGATTAATGTGCCAAGTGATGATTTTGTAAACGTGTTACCTCCTTCTTTACCCGTCTCTGTGTAGTCTTGGAAGTGGATCCTTGCACGGGTGTCCTTTATATCTTTGAAAGGATCCTCCAGTTTTATCGCTCCCAGCAGAATGTTGTGATTACCAAGGTAAGGAATATGCACTTTCCTCTTGCTGTGACAGGAGTTCTGTACTACCTGGTAATAGAAGTAAATTGCCATGTTGTCACCctgaaggaaaacaagaaagtTCCTCCAGCACTAGACAGAGCTGTGGGAAGAAGGTGTTTGGTAGAGATCATCACGTGATTAGTCTATGTCAGAGGCTGCAAACAGGTGGCCTGGGTCAGATTTAACTCTCAGACATATTTTGTTTGGCCTACAcaatatttaaaacattgaatTCAGTGTCAGTCAGTATTAAATATCTGGTGGCTTGCACATTAACAAAAAAAAGGCATTTCTGGTTTCTCTTGAAGAATCAGGAAGCTTTTAACactgagttgcatttccctatcACAACCATTGTTTCGAGTTAAGTAACTACTGCTCCCTTTAGAAAGGTCTTGTGCTTGCAGCTTACCATAGTCACCGATCTGCCAGTTTTACTCATTTTCTCTATCTGTCTGCCCCTGTAGCACCATGAGTTTGTCTCCTTTGGTCTATGTGTTTCATTCACAGGTTGTCATGCACCCATCCAAAGTTCTGGAATTGCAGATGAACAAGCGTGGCTTCAGCACGGAAGTGGGAcagtatatttttgttaattGTCCCTCAATCTCTCTCCTGGAGTGGCATTCCTTTACTCTGACCTCTGCTGCAGAGGAAGATTTCTTCTCCATTCACATCCGGGCAGCAGGGGACTGGTTAGAAAATCTCATAAGGGCTTTTGACCAGCATTCACCGTTTCCCAGGTAGGGCTTTGAAACCAACAAGAAACCCAGACCAGGATGCAAACaggtagaaaagagaaagaaattcctCACAAACTTTAAGTCTGGTACAATAGTATAATAGGATATGATTAAATAAACATAGAAATCAGCTGTGGGAAGAGTATGTGTCTGGGAGGATGTTTGAGCTTGGAGTAGAGGTGAGACATCACTTGCTCATTATTTTCTGTCTTGTGCCAGGATTGAGGTGGATGGCCCCTTTGGCACAGCCAGTGAGGATGTTTTCCAGTACGAAGTGGCTATGTTGGTTGGAATGGGAATTGGGGTCACCCCCTTTGCTTCTATCTTGAAATCCATCTGGTACAAATTCCGGCATGCAGACCACAACCTCAAAACACAAATGGTACACTCCTGCGTGCCACTTTTTATCTGTCCTGGAGTGACAGGTCTCTTGCCTTCATGAGCTAAGCTCTTTGCAATTTATAAGGGAGTAAACTCTCTCTGGAGTTAAGAGAGTGAGTGATCACTTCTCTCTTCCAGAGAATCAGCTTCTACAGACGCATCTTAAAAGTAGGgtctttattttcaatttggaGTTTAAAATCACCCTGATAATCAATCATGACCTTGCAGGTCTCTTTCCATAAGGGAAGTTGTCAGAACTATGAACACTCATGCTGCCTTACTTTGGTCTGCTGCTTTGTAGATGTGATTTGTCAGGTCATCCTTAGACTTGATCTGCAAATTCAGACTAGATATATAATCATGTCTTCATAATGCACATTGCAAAGGGCACCTGATAAAGCTGTATTCTCTCTTACTGATTCCAGGTCTATTTCTACTGGATCTGCAGGGAGACAGGTGCCTTTGCCTGGTTCAGTGATCTTTTAGCTTCCCTGGAACAGGAGATGGAGAAATCAGGCAAAGTGGGCTTTCTAAACTACCGTCTGTTCCTCACTGGATGGGATAGCAACATCGTGAGTTCAAACAACACATTAATCCCCTTGTTAGATGTAAGATGAATGACAGACAAATGATAGTGTATGCTGattgaaaatcattgcttcttATGATTTCCTACCTGCCCTAACCCTTAAACCCAAGCTTAAAAGTGGCTGAAGAAAGATGCAGCTACAGGACCTGCttcttttaacttcttatttATCTAACTCCAGGCCGGTCATGCAGCATTAAACTTTGACAACGTCACTGACATCTTGACAGGCCTGAAACAGAAAACATTCTTTGGGAGACCAATGTGGGACAACGAGTTTTCTACAATAGTTAATGCCCACCCCAAGTAAGTATTATCTCCTCTAGCTAGTTGGGTTTATAGAATTAGGGTTTAGGAAAGGTATCAGGGCATGCTGAACACTCATGGGTAAAGATCTCTGGAGCAGAAACTATTTTTACCACTCTTAGATTCCTGACTAACACAGAGGAAATTTCATCTGAGGTTTTAAGCAAAATAAGGATCAAGATCTTGTGTTTGATGAAAGGTGTTTGCTGCTCCAGCAAGTCCCCATTCAAACACTGAGTCAGGGACACTCAGTTCTGATTCTACCAAACAAAATAGAGAACAGAAGCaattcaaatgcatttttttcaccTTAATTGACCTCTACCTAAAGTAAAAGAAGTTTGGATTGTATTATCTGGTTAACTGATGTCATGACCTCAGTCTTTCTGGAGGGGTTTTGAAACATGCTAGAGCATACAGGAAAACCACCAAGCACCAACTATGAAACCAGTCATTCCAGTGGAGAGAAGATTAAGCTAATTGTGTTAAACTCCCAGAACAAGCTGGCAGGTGAAGATCAGTTCAGTTCCACAAACATTATTTGTTACCTTCTGTGAGCCTGGCATTCACTATTCTAGAAGCTTTGGAAGAGGTTGAAAGAGAAATTATGGTTCCTGTCTCCCAAGGAGCACAAATTTTAATAAGAGACGCATACAATAAACTCAAAGCAGAATATGATGCAACCTATGAATCAGGTATATGGATCTGGAAAGGCTTCAGGAAGGCAATGGAGAGAGCACTTAGTGACTTCAATTTCAGATGATCCTGGGTTCTAATGACAGTTCTGATACTTTCCAGTACCCGGACTTTGAGCTAGAAAGCTCTCTGAGCttcagattttccatttgttAAATGGGGATTATATTTTTATGCTCTACTCATCTGCAGtgttgttgtgaaaattaaggaagacaatgtgtgaAAAGTGCTCTGTAAATTCAAAAGCAGCATCTAAGCAAAAGATACTATATTAATCTTCCTATTATTTGAGCTGAACATAGTTCAAGCTGTGAGAGTGGATGAGCTTGCTAGGACAGATTGGCAGAGGACAGAATATTAAGGAATGCCTACATTATGTGGGAAGGGAGAAATATAAACCAGAGAACAAGGAGGAGAACCTGGAGAAGTGGTGTTTCAGAAACCAAGGGAAGAAGTTTTAGGGAGGCATGGTCAAGAGTGTTGGAGGAGTGCTAAGGCCCAGGAAATGCTTGTACAGCTTAAGGGCAACAGAAACATATTTATAGATACAGCAGAAGCCAATAGataggaataaaataaagataagaaaaagaagagaggactagaagaagaagaattaaagatggaaaataacaagggatggagaaattggaacactcctacattgcttgtgggaatgtgGAATGGAGCAGGGAATTTGAAAAATgctttggcagttccttaaactGTTACACACAGAATAatcaaatgacccagcaattccactctttggtatatacccaagagaaatgaaagcatatgtccatgcaaaaacttatacactaatgttcatagcagtattattcatactGACCAAAACATGGAAAGAACACAAATGCCCATTGACTatagaatggataaacaaaatgtgatatatacacacaatggaatattattcagctttaaaacagaaatgaagtactgataaatgctacaacatggatgaacctctaacatattatgctaagtgaaaaaatcaaacataaaaagccacatattgtatgattccattcatatgaaaagTTCAAAATAGGCAAATCTAGAGTGCCAGAAAGTAGATTCATGATTGTCTAGGGTTGGTGGGGGGGTGGTTGGGGAGGAAATGGGGCATAACTGCTAATGTTTTCGGatttctttttgggatgatgaaaatgttctggaattagtggTGGTGGTTGCAAAACTTTGTGGCTGTTGTAAAAAGTACTGATTGtgcactttaaaagggtgaatgaTATAGCATGTGAATTATTTtccaattaaataaaagaaaaggaaagacagggtgagacccagaaagaTTAGCTTTGGCAAGAAAGAACACTACTTCTTCATACCTCTTCAGTGTGAAGAATTTTTCATTGGGAATAAGCTCACAGTGGATGGCTTTAATGGCAGGTAACAGTATGCACTTGCGATTTGTCAAgtgtttttctaatttctttacaAGTTTTCATTTAATCTCCAAAATTACCCTATGTGTTAAGcgacatttttaaactttttttttactgtgaaatataacatatatacaaagaaataatacatttaaaaagtacattttaacaactagctatagaacagatttcaaaatttggaaaGCGGCAGACCCACACTTTCtgagggcctacacagtggcccagCTCTGTTCAAAtgtaaccttgggggacactgggaagACTGCCTTTtttggttccaccctctccaaatattGCGGCCACACtcaggttctctgccatctcctgggCATATGCTCAACCACCCCAGAACAATagggtggcaaccaggctctcacTAATCCCCAACTAATGTGTTTTAACCTCTCCAAGGCCtaaggtggcacaactcttcctaagTAATGAAGTGGAAGGCTGTGGTATGTGACattttaatccccattttacaggcagCAAAACTGAAACAGAAAGGTTAAGAAACCTGCTTAAAATCATGCAGGTGGAATAATTGTCAGAACTGGATTGGCTCAAGAGGTTAGCACATAACCACTTCACTATACTatgcctcttgactctatattCTTTAACTAGACAAGGGCTGAGAACATGTTTGACACCTGTGAGCAGAGAAGGTTAGAAAACTACCACGGATAATGTAGGAGAGAGtcaacaactgattttttttctttctaaatgttctttattgtgaaatataacatatatgtaaagaaaagaaagaaaaagcaataattttcaaacagatttcagagtttgttatgggttgccatcacactatttcagatttttccttctagctgctccaaaatactagaggctagaagaaatatcaatatagtgattcagcagtcatactcatttgttaaatcttattttctttgttataactcttccttctcctctttgatacttctcccaatctttaggaaacTTAAGGCAATGCCTGttatgactttttcatattgagaaggaaTGTCTacactaaaggatgggggatttgtaattagttgataatcctggagaggctggtccctctgggtttcaggatttacttgGCCTAGTAAccctctggaagttataggttcgaggaaagcaaacttagtgcatgaaacttctatagagtctcagttcaagtccTGGGTGTAATTAAGAGTTaataggagtgatgttgattggggtgtAGCAAATCATGGTAATTagcactaactgaagcttgcgtaagagtagtctccagaatagcttcttgactctatttgatctctcttagtcactgacgccttactttattacacttcttttttcccttttggtcaggaaggtgttgtcaatcccatggtgccagaaccagattcatccccaggagtcacatcccaccttgtcagggagactttcacccctgaatagcAATGTCCCATGTAAGGTGGAGGGtaacaattttccttgcagagttgggcttaaatagagagaggccacatctgagcaacaagcgatttcctggaagcaactcttatgcctcgttataggtagtcttagcttctccactacagaaataagtttcataatggcaagcctcaaaatcaagggcttggcctattttggggggagtccccaatggttgagggGTTACCCAGGGCTtcccagataggaaagtttattagttccatatatatattttcctttggcCCCTCAAGGGACTATCAGCCCACCAAACTGTGAGATGCATATgagtattatattaagctatacagaattacaaggcctagTTCCTATTCTGGActctaggagtttgggttgtttaaatgagctatccagataggttgacttagattgtgtgttaaagaaaatttaggttctagacataataaaatctctgcctttggtctcatacagtaggtgaaggtctagggtacatatactatcatcttttaccttatattctgatttatcttagtcccagcCATAtgggcttcatttttttcccccccgacatgggcaggcaccggaaatcgaacctgggtctccagcatggtggcaagaactctacctgctgagccactgtgacccaccccataTTGGCTTCATTTTCATCTCTAATTAAGGCcttatctcttttttggttactttaactgttattgtatatagctatacTAACTTGCAGCACTGCAACACTATTTCTGGGTCTTGGGTATCatagagttactcaaagttccaaggaaatactaGCTGATACACATACAGCTCGGTGTcgcagaatctagaaatacacttacttCAGACtaaatctaggctccaattttctgtcaagtattttctgaaagagaaacttagcatatttgttctttagtttctaaACACAGCATAttatcctcaaggtttattcagttcattgtgtgcctctccACGTCCTTCcattttgtagctgcaccatattccatcatataaatatatcagtttgcctttctgtttcttattgtacccttcagctcccttCATCTaatgggcatcatggataatgtccaaaataaacagacCTTGTCTTACAGTattctcacttggttgtacaatcagcagcactcttaaTTTTCGACAATTTTCACTgatccatagagacaaagaatcaataaacacagcctcaccaaatatcaaatccaAACTACCACTTATTACTTGCCCCTCCCCccagttagttgcccctggtagtgctgcgGTACTGCTGATGTCTTCCGGTTAACTATTATAGGCCATaacatgcaattttagttttcccctatacccttCTATTGACTCTAATAACTCAATTTTTATTCAACGTTGTTGGGCACAGTAGAGGCCTAGTAGATTTGTATCACACCCAATTGTCAGTTTATTCTCAGTATAAACATTCAGCCCTTACTATTCCAGCTCTTACTATTCTATTTCTGCAGATCTGTGGTAGGAGTTTTTCTATGCGGTCCTCAGTCTTTGGCAAAGAGCCTGAGCAAATGCTGTCCCCAGTACTCCAGTCTAGATCCTCGGAAGGTTCAATTCTActtcaacaaagaaaaattttgaaactCAGGGATAAGGAAAGTAATCTGCAACTCATCTCTCCTTTACATCTTTAACAACTTAATTGACTCAGGTTTGGGCAGTCATTTAAGGGTAATAATGTCTCTCAAACCTTGACTCCTTGGCATCCTTTTTTGATTGCATTCAACTTCATTATACTTGAGCTCCACCAACCTAAGAACTTCAGAAGTCAAAATTGCAAAGCCCATGGATCCTTTCTTAGGAAAATAACCTTAATTCCTTCTGGAAAACCACGACTGCAGCAGGGCCTGATAGCGGAGCTTTGGTGGTTGACAGTTATACAATTTAACCCCAAGTGATTCTGCTGATTCCAAGAGTTCATATTCTTGACTTTGGTTCATAATCTTCCTCCCACCCTCACAGAAGATTTCTAAGTAGggtgactttttaaataaaaatttattgaatatttaatgataaaacataataatacacataaataataaaacaatgaacATAATTACCAAGAACTGCATCCCCATATAACACCAACTAATGTACATTCTTACTGGTATTTTAAACATGGTCTTACCCAGTGTGaacattttctttgcttgttaaAAAACGAAGGATTGTCTTCTTTGCTCAAAGTCCTTTGTTTTTTCTGGGTTCTCCATTCGGGAAAGAAAACCTTGAAAGTATGTGATTTGTTTATACCACCATTAGTGTGTATTGTTATGCTGGAAATAATTGTGAA contains:
- the NOX1 gene encoding LOW QUALITY PROTEIN: NADPH oxidase 1 (The sequence of the model RefSeq protein was modified relative to this genomic sequence to represent the inferred CDS: inserted 1 base in 1 codon) codes for the protein MGNWMVNYWFSALILVIAWLGLNVTLFVYVFLSYERADKYYYTREILGSALAWAQASACCLNFNSMLILLPVCRNMLSFLRGTYSFCRCILRKQLDHNLTFHKLVAYMICLYTAIHIIAHLFNFERYSRSQQVTDGSLVSILSSLSYHEEEGGSWLNPIQHLNMTVEYLTINSIAGLTGMVITTALVLMVTSAKEFIRRSYFEIFWYTHHLFIICFIGLVIHGIGGIVQGQTEESMDENHPHKCAESFGRGDDHDSQCKRPQFEVLPTESWKWILARVXLYIFERILQFYRSQQNVVITKVVMHPSKVLELQMNKRGFSTEVGQYIFVNCPSISLLEWHSFTLTSAAEEDFFSIHIRAAGDWLENLIRAFDQHSPFPRIEVDGPFGTASEDVFQYEVAMLVGMGIGVTPFASILKSIWYKFRHADHNLKTQMVYFYWICRETGAFAWFSDLLASLEQEMEKSGKVGFLNYRLFLTGWDSNIAGHAALNFDNVTDILTGLKQKTFFGRPMWDNEFSTIVNAHPKSVVGVFLCGPQSLAKSLSKCCPQYSSLDPRKVQFYFNKEKF